One part of the Bacillus sp. FJAT-45350 genome encodes these proteins:
- a CDS encoding SOS response-associated peptidase, giving the protein MCGRYTLTVDPNLIMAEYQIINDFTDQYEMRYNIAPSQGALSIISDGENRRAGYLRWGLIPFWSKDEKIGYKLINARSETLHEKPSFKNAFKKRRCLVMADGFYEWKRTEDKKQPMRITLKDKKIFAMAGLWEKWTSPEGQDIHSCTIITTKPNDLMEEIHDRMPAILTREQEQIWLNRSIEDTNILQDVLTPYDASKMEAYKVSTLVNSPKNDSEVLMERVVEQQ; this is encoded by the coding sequence ATGTGCGGGCGTTATACATTAACAGTCGATCCTAACTTAATTATGGCAGAATATCAAATAATAAATGATTTCACTGACCAATATGAGATGCGCTATAATATTGCTCCTAGTCAAGGAGCGCTATCAATTATTAGTGACGGTGAAAATAGAAGAGCTGGATACTTACGATGGGGACTAATTCCATTCTGGTCAAAGGATGAAAAGATTGGCTATAAATTGATTAATGCAAGATCGGAAACATTACACGAGAAGCCTAGCTTCAAAAATGCTTTTAAAAAGCGACGTTGCCTAGTAATGGCTGATGGTTTTTATGAATGGAAGCGTACTGAAGACAAGAAACAGCCAATGAGAATTACTTTAAAAGATAAAAAAATCTTTGCGATGGCAGGCCTTTGGGAGAAATGGACATCGCCTGAAGGACAAGATATTCACTCATGTACAATCATTACAACCAAGCCGAATGATTTAATGGAAGAAATACATGACCGAATGCCAGCTATTTTAACTAGAGAACAAGAGCAAATATGGTTGAATAGAAGTATTGAGGATACGAATATTTTGCAAGATGTTTTAACGCCCTATGATGCAAGTAAAATGGAAGCTTATAAGGTCTCTACACTTGTTAACTCACCTAAGAATGATTCGGAAGTGCTAATGGAAAGGGTTGTAGAACAACAATAG
- a CDS encoding aldehyde ferredoxin oxidoreductase C-terminal domain-containing protein yields the protein MNKIIKIDMKHLTVKEEDSKRYERLGGRGLTSRIILDEVLPTCHPLGGKNKLIFATGLLTGSGASSADRYSIGAKSPLTGGIKESNAGGITGLTLGKLGIKALVFENIRDDFKIIRITKDGITFDNADPILGKGLSESATWLRDTYGKHVAVWLIGVAGEQKMNLAGIAGQDKDGHPTRYNGRGGLGSVAGSKGIKAIVLDPTGIEKNRPNDRESFKPALKQYHTSLMETPATSKIFPELGTAALVETTNAIGALPTRNFSTGSIEGYKNITGETLRQTILDRGGDGTPTHACMPGCIIRCSNVYSDADGNRMTGPIEYENIGLLGSNLDITNLDEIAELNTLCNELGIDTIEAGGALGVLMAQNVIPFGDIKAAKEALNEIRTGSPLGRIVGSGADLIGKIYGEPKVPTAKGQTMPAYDPRAVKGLGVTYATSPQGADHTAGQTVRAQIDHHSPEGQVKVSKGAQTVNTVFDNLGMCLFSAGAVKNRWDLLAELVTAYTGIDFTGEDIVAGAKETLKVEHQFNREAGFTKANDKIADYFYEDENEASKTVFDVPEEELHSIGVERDDL from the coding sequence ATGAACAAAATAATAAAAATAGATATGAAACATTTAACTGTAAAAGAAGAGGATTCAAAACGCTATGAAAGGTTAGGCGGTAGGGGATTAACGTCAAGAATTATTCTAGATGAGGTATTACCAACATGTCATCCACTTGGGGGAAAGAATAAACTTATTTTTGCTACTGGTTTATTGACGGGGTCTGGAGCATCGAGTGCGGATCGTTATTCGATCGGAGCAAAAAGTCCATTAACGGGTGGTATAAAGGAAAGTAACGCTGGGGGAATTACAGGTCTAACATTAGGGAAACTAGGCATAAAAGCATTGGTTTTTGAAAATATTCGAGATGATTTTAAAATTATTCGTATTACAAAAGACGGTATTACCTTTGATAATGCAGACCCTATTTTAGGAAAAGGTTTGAGTGAATCAGCTACTTGGTTAAGAGACACTTATGGGAAACATGTTGCGGTATGGTTAATTGGTGTCGCTGGAGAGCAAAAAATGAACTTAGCCGGAATTGCAGGACAAGATAAAGACGGACACCCTACGCGGTATAATGGCAGAGGTGGTTTAGGTTCCGTTGCTGGTTCGAAGGGGATCAAAGCGATCGTCTTAGATCCAACAGGTATTGAAAAAAATCGACCAAACGATAGGGAGAGTTTTAAACCTGCGTTAAAACAATATCACACGTCGTTAATGGAAACACCAGCAACATCGAAAATTTTTCCAGAACTAGGAACAGCGGCTTTAGTAGAAACGACAAATGCTATCGGAGCATTACCTACTAGAAACTTTTCAACTGGATCAATCGAAGGGTATAAAAACATTACCGGTGAAACGCTAAGACAAACGATACTTGATCGTGGTGGTGATGGAACACCTACACATGCATGTATGCCGGGTTGTATAATTCGATGTTCTAACGTGTATTCTGATGCGGATGGTAATCGTATGACAGGTCCAATTGAATATGAAAATATTGGGTTGCTAGGTTCGAACCTTGATATAACAAATTTAGATGAAATTGCTGAATTAAACACTCTTTGCAATGAACTTGGCATTGATACAATTGAAGCAGGTGGAGCTTTAGGTGTATTAATGGCACAGAACGTAATTCCTTTCGGTGATATAAAGGCTGCCAAAGAGGCTTTAAACGAAATTAGAACAGGAAGCCCATTAGGTAGGATTGTTGGTAGTGGTGCAGATTTGATTGGGAAAATCTATGGGGAGCCTAAGGTACCTACAGCAAAAGGACAAACGATGCCCGCATACGATCCAAGAGCTGTTAAAGGATTAGGAGTGACGTATGCAACATCACCACAAGGGGCAGATCACACCGCTGGTCAAACAGTTCGAGCTCAAATTGACCATCATTCACCAGAGGGACAAGTTAAAGTATCGAAGGGAGCCCAAACTGTAAATACGGTGTTTGATAATCTAGGTATGTGTTTATTTAGTGCTGGTGCAGTTAAAAATCGCTGGGACTTGTTGGCGGAACTAGTGACAGCTTATACAGGAATAGATTTTACAGGTGAAGATATAGTAGCTGGTGCCAAAGAAACGTTAAAAGTAGAGCATCAATTTAACCGTGAAGCTGGATTTACAAAAGCAAACGATAAAATTGCAGACTACTTTTATGAAGACGAAAATGAGGCAAGTAAAACTGTTTTTGACGTTCCAGAAGAGGAACTCCATTCAATTGGAGTTGAAAGAGATGATTTGTAA
- a CDS encoding MoaD/ThiS family protein: MIIKVTSFIPYLEISHSEYEIEERTTIEEFVTQLGAIWDDDVLVVVNRYIVTDKQLQLQNEDEVKLFIPISGG; the protein is encoded by the coding sequence ATGATTATTAAAGTGACATCTTTTATTCCCTACTTAGAAATAAGTCATTCTGAATATGAAATTGAAGAACGTACGACGATAGAAGAGTTCGTAACTCAATTAGGGGCAATATGGGATGACGATGTATTAGTGGTAGTCAATCGATATATCGTAACTGATAAACAACTGCAGTTACAAAATGAAGACGAGGTAAAACTGTTTATCCCGATTTCTGGAGGGTAA
- a CDS encoding MFS transporter: MKLNKALPILFLIMFLVMMGFGIIIPVLPFYAEELGASPTVLGLLMATYSLMQFIFAPMWGRLSDRIGRKPVIMIGIFGLSLSFFILAFSTSIWMLFAARIIGGVLSAANMPTVMAYVADITSEEERGKGMGIIGAATGLGFIFGPAIGGVFTNINLQTPFYISGFVSLFTLILVFFVLKESLQPSSDKVISREKKSLRKAVREPLSMLYFLQLFISLSLSGLEATFAYYAAVRAGLDSVTLGYIFMIMGLASAIVQGSMGKLTKKFGETTIIKAGILISATGFGLILFIQDFTTAAIFLAIFGVGNGVIRPSVSSLLTKKAKTGYGTATGYLASFDSLGRIIGPIVGGVLYSITIGLPYISGIFLSIIAFLLFRVYTKRSSQQLPSTG; the protein is encoded by the coding sequence TTGAAGTTAAATAAAGCATTACCTATTCTTTTTCTAATAATGTTCTTAGTTATGATGGGGTTTGGAATTATTATTCCAGTACTTCCATTCTATGCTGAAGAACTTGGGGCATCGCCTACCGTACTCGGTTTACTCATGGCGACCTACTCCTTAATGCAATTTATCTTTGCACCGATGTGGGGGCGTCTTTCTGATCGTATTGGTCGTAAGCCAGTAATCATGATCGGTATTTTCGGGCTGTCACTATCCTTTTTCATACTAGCATTTTCTACAAGCATATGGATGCTATTTGCTGCTAGAATCATTGGAGGCGTATTATCAGCTGCGAATATGCCAACTGTAATGGCTTATGTTGCGGATATTACTAGTGAAGAAGAACGTGGTAAGGGCATGGGAATTATTGGAGCAGCAACTGGACTAGGTTTTATTTTTGGACCAGCAATTGGTGGCGTGTTTACAAATATTAACCTACAAACTCCTTTTTATATATCCGGTTTTGTATCATTATTTACGTTAATCTTAGTCTTTTTTGTTCTGAAAGAGTCCTTACAACCATCGAGTGATAAGGTCATTTCAAGAGAGAAAAAATCGTTAAGAAAAGCTGTTCGTGAACCACTATCTATGCTATATTTTCTTCAATTATTTATCTCACTTTCGTTATCAGGGTTAGAAGCTACTTTTGCTTATTATGCAGCAGTAAGGGCAGGGCTTGATTCCGTGACATTAGGTTATATCTTTATGATAATGGGGTTAGCAAGTGCAATTGTCCAAGGGTCGATGGGGAAACTGACGAAAAAATTTGGAGAAACTACAATCATTAAAGCGGGTATTCTCATATCTGCTACTGGTTTCGGCCTTATCCTATTTATCCAAGACTTCACTACGGCTGCCATTTTTCTAGCTATATTTGGTGTCGGTAATGGTGTAATCAGGCCAAGTGTTTCTTCTTTATTAACGAAAAAAGCAAAAACTGGCTACGGGACTGCTACCGGATATTTAGCTTCATTTGACTCGCTAGGGAGAATCATCGGACCTATAGTTGGTGGGGTTTTGTATTCAATTACGATTGGCTTACCTTATATTTCAGGAATCTTCCTGTCAATAATCGCATTTCTTCTATTTAGAGTGTACACAAAAAGGTCAAGTCAACAGTTACCTTCAACTGGCTGA
- a CDS encoding DUF5667 domain-containing protein, whose protein sequence is MSNNKMLFSKNVRNVLATSVITTSLAFTSVAGQAYANNHELEADLHIEATTDGSVDYESINVELEELIGSGDENSNGDDGLQETPKLLPGDLLYFTKTVLENVKLALTFDDVKEIEIMITFTQERIKEAAALLENGEEELANIVLQRAIEQQELALAKYENIEDVVTEEEAGKEEVTEEEVNEEEVTEEDANVDEVT, encoded by the coding sequence ATGTCAAATAACAAAATGCTATTCAGTAAAAATGTTCGAAATGTATTAGCTACAAGTGTAATTACAACGTCTTTAGCATTTACTTCTGTAGCTGGACAAGCTTATGCAAATAATCATGAACTGGAAGCGGACTTACATATTGAGGCAACAACAGATGGTTCTGTAGACTATGAATCTATTAATGTAGAATTAGAAGAGTTAATTGGGTCAGGTGACGAGAATTCGAACGGTGATGACGGTTTACAAGAAACTCCTAAACTTCTCCCAGGTGACCTATTGTACTTTACTAAAACAGTACTGGAAAATGTTAAGCTTGCCTTGACGTTTGACGATGTAAAAGAAATTGAAATAATGATTACCTTTACTCAAGAACGTATCAAAGAAGCTGCAGCTTTACTTGAAAACGGTGAAGAGGAGTTAGCTAATATAGTGCTTCAAAGAGCTATTGAACAACAAGAGTTAGCACTAGCAAAATATGAAAACATTGAAGATGTAGTAACAGAAGAAGAAGCTGGCAAAGAAGAAGTTACTGAGGAAGAAGTTAACGAAGAGGAAGTTACAGAAGAAGATGCTAACGTAGATGAAGTTACTTAG
- a CDS encoding cell wall hydrolase codes for MLTIITSLLLMTGIGLPEVDDTLLIPKYENEIIECTIDTKNERLEELVENLETIDELEERVLLTDEEIDMLERLVTAEAKSEPLEGQVAVAEVVLNRMESEQFPDELEEVVYEKDQFSPVTNGSINNEPTENAKQAVEEALSGTNEANGAIFFYNDTIIKKSWLETRQTTTRIGEHVFKL; via the coding sequence ATGTTAACTATAATTACTTCATTGTTACTAATGACCGGAATAGGATTACCGGAAGTTGATGATACATTACTTATACCGAAATATGAAAATGAAATTATAGAGTGTACAATTGATACCAAAAATGAACGTTTAGAAGAATTAGTAGAGAATTTAGAAACTATAGATGAGCTAGAAGAGAGAGTTCTTCTGACGGATGAGGAAATAGATATGTTGGAACGTCTTGTAACTGCAGAAGCGAAGAGTGAACCGTTAGAAGGACAGGTAGCTGTAGCAGAAGTCGTGTTGAATAGAATGGAAAGTGAACAATTTCCTGATGAACTAGAAGAAGTGGTCTATGAAAAGGATCAATTTAGCCCAGTAACAAATGGTTCAATCAATAATGAACCTACAGAAAATGCAAAGCAAGCAGTTGAGGAAGCTTTATCAGGAACGAATGAGGCAAACGGGGCAATCTTTTTTTACAACGATACGATAATAAAGAAAAGTTGGTTAGAAACTAGACAAACGACAACTAGGATCGGAGAACATGTATTTAAGTTATAG
- a CDS encoding DUF3231 family protein: MEANIKLSTSEIGNLWTAYMNDSMAICVLHHFLQHIKDLEIKENVQVALQISEQHVRDIEVIFNKEHIAIPHGFNLQDDVNLKAPKLFSDTFCLYYVHNMAKIGGNSFTLALANSARDDIRHFFTKCGEKTMKLFNTCANTMLSKGLFLRPPQIEAPTKVDYVKKQNFLTGWLGERRPLTSIEIMNLFFNIERNQLGKSLITAFSQVAEKEEVVKYLLRGVEISSKHIEIFGSILSEGELPSPMTWDTLPTSSTARTFSDKLIMFHISALTAASVSHYGTSLGTSPRRDIGLHYNRLMHEVMFYAEDGANILIDHGWMEQPPQSVSRRGLAHRE, from the coding sequence TTGGAAGCTAACATTAAGCTTTCTACGTCAGAAATTGGAAATCTTTGGACTGCATATATGAATGACAGTATGGCGATATGTGTACTACATCATTTTTTGCAGCATATTAAAGATCTAGAAATTAAAGAAAATGTTCAGGTTGCCTTACAAATATCAGAGCAACATGTGCGAGATATTGAAGTTATATTTAATAAAGAACATATTGCAATTCCACATGGATTTAATTTACAAGATGATGTTAATTTAAAAGCTCCAAAACTATTTTCAGATACTTTCTGCTTGTATTATGTACATAATATGGCTAAAATTGGCGGAAACTCTTTTACACTTGCTCTTGCAAACTCAGCACGTGATGATATCAGACATTTTTTCACTAAGTGTGGAGAAAAAACGATGAAGTTATTTAATACATGTGCAAATACTATGCTGAGTAAGGGCCTATTTTTAAGACCACCACAAATAGAAGCTCCAACTAAAGTAGATTATGTAAAAAAACAGAACTTCCTAACGGGTTGGTTAGGTGAACGTCGACCATTAACGAGCATTGAGATCATGAACTTATTTTTTAATATCGAACGAAACCAGCTTGGGAAATCTCTAATTACAGCTTTTAGTCAAGTGGCTGAAAAGGAAGAAGTTGTGAAATACTTATTAAGGGGCGTGGAAATTTCATCAAAGCATATTGAAATATTTGGTTCCATTCTAAGTGAAGGCGAACTTCCGTCACCAATGACTTGGGACACGTTACCTACTTCATCAACTGCACGTACGTTTTCTGATAAGTTGATCATGTTTCATATTTCTGCACTCACAGCCGCATCTGTTAGTCATTATGGAACAAGCTTAGGTACTAGTCCGCGACGTGATATAGGGCTACACTACAACCGACTCATGCATGAGGTAATGTTTTACGCAGAGGATGGTGCCAATATATTAATCGATCACGGTTGGATGGAACAACCTCCACAATCAGTTAGTAGAAGAGGGTTAGCACATCGTGAATAA
- the guaC gene encoding GMP reductase, giving the protein MDNVFDYEDIQLIPAKSIVNSRTECDTSVTLGGHSFKLPVVPANMQTIIDEKIAIFLAENGYFYIMHRFEPDKRISFIKDMKSRGLYASISVGVKEDEYEFIQQLSEKDLSPEFITIDIAHGHSNSVIEMIQYIKKYLPKSFVIAGNVGTPQAVRELEHAGADATKVGIGPGKVCITKIKTGFGTGGWQLAAIRWCAKAASKPIIADGGIRTNGDIAKSIRFGATMVMIGSLFAGHEESPGETIEKDGKLCKEYFGSASEFQKGEKKNVEGKKMYVEHKGMLQDTLIEMEQDLQSSISYAGGNKLEAIRTVDYVVVKNSIFNGDAVY; this is encoded by the coding sequence GTGGATAATGTATTTGATTACGAAGATATTCAATTAATTCCAGCAAAGTCTATAGTAAATAGCCGTACTGAATGTGATACATCTGTAACATTAGGTGGACATTCGTTTAAATTACCAGTTGTACCCGCAAATATGCAAACAATAATAGATGAAAAAATCGCCATTTTCTTAGCGGAAAATGGTTACTTCTATATTATGCATCGTTTTGAACCGGATAAAAGGATTTCATTTATAAAAGATATGAAATCAAGAGGTTTATACGCATCAATTAGTGTCGGAGTTAAAGAGGATGAATATGAATTCATACAACAATTATCAGAAAAAGATCTTTCCCCTGAATTCATCACAATCGATATTGCGCATGGACACTCTAACTCGGTGATTGAAATGATTCAATATATTAAGAAGTACTTACCTAAAAGTTTTGTGATAGCTGGTAACGTAGGAACTCCACAAGCTGTAAGAGAATTAGAACATGCGGGAGCAGATGCTACAAAAGTAGGTATAGGCCCAGGTAAGGTTTGTATCACTAAAATTAAAACTGGATTTGGTACAGGTGGTTGGCAATTAGCCGCGATTAGGTGGTGTGCAAAGGCTGCTAGTAAACCTATTATAGCTGATGGGGGTATTCGTACAAATGGTGATATCGCTAAATCTATTAGATTTGGTGCTACTATGGTAATGATTGGATCACTTTTTGCTGGACATGAAGAATCTCCAGGTGAAACTATTGAAAAAGATGGAAAGCTCTGCAAAGAATACTTTGGCTCAGCATCGGAATTTCAAAAGGGTGAAAAAAAGAATGTTGAAGGTAAGAAAATGTATGTAGAACATAAAGGAATGTTACAAGATACTTTGATAGAAATGGAACAAGACCTTCAATCTTCAATCTCTTATGCAGGAGGGAATAAGCTAGAGGCCATAAGGACTGTCGATTATGTAGTCGTTAAGAATTCGATATTTAATGGTGATGCAGTATATTAG
- a CDS encoding YojF family protein, with translation MKLISPSEVQNKLNEFNEQDLYLHLETTNGAYASHQNKSVMTVGAYIRNGVIRYEHAKITGNGPYRVGMKMKIGWVYAEGLTHWEVDSENRLLLAGHDADGKLAVACQISTQPF, from the coding sequence TTGAAATTAATTAGCCCTTCCGAAGTACAAAACAAACTAAATGAGTTCAATGAACAAGATCTATACTTACATTTAGAAACTACAAATGGAGCGTATGCTTCACACCAAAACAAATCTGTAATGACAGTTGGTGCTTATATTCGTAACGGTGTTATTCGTTATGAACATGCTAAAATTACCGGCAATGGACCATATCGTGTTGGGATGAAGATGAAGATCGGCTGGGTATACGCTGAAGGCTTGACTCATTGGGAAGTCGATTCAGAGAATAGACTATTATTAGCAGGGCATGATGCTGATGGGAAGCTCGCTGTCGCCTGTCAAATTAGTACGCAACCATTTTAA
- the bshB2 gene encoding bacillithiol biosynthesis deacetylase BshB2: protein MENRILIIYPHPDDEAFSVSGTIALHREKGAEVTYVCCTLGEMGRNMGNPPIATRESLPLIRKKELMNAVKAIDVTDVRLLGLRDKTLEFEDLDELANRFRAFIDELNPSLVITFYPGYSVHPDHDATGRAVVHAMQQMPEATRPKLHCVAFSHDCEEKLGKPDVIVDVSAVQDKKIACYKAHKTQTSGFISGLPEKLKNKDPQILAWINTERFWTYSFD from the coding sequence ATGGAGAACCGTATTTTAATCATTTATCCTCATCCAGATGATGAAGCTTTTAGTGTTTCTGGGACAATTGCCTTACATAGAGAAAAAGGGGCGGAAGTTACATATGTTTGTTGTACACTTGGTGAAATGGGACGTAACATGGGCAATCCACCAATTGCTACACGCGAATCCCTACCCTTAATTCGAAAAAAAGAACTTATGAATGCTGTTAAAGCTATTGATGTTACCGATGTACGGTTGCTAGGCTTACGAGATAAAACATTAGAATTTGAAGATTTAGATGAATTAGCGAATCGCTTTCGCGCATTTATTGATGAACTAAACCCATCACTAGTGATTACCTTTTATCCTGGATATAGTGTACATCCTGACCATGATGCGACAGGTCGTGCGGTTGTCCATGCCATGCAACAGATGCCAGAAGCAACACGTCCTAAGCTACATTGTGTAGCATTCTCACATGATTGTGAAGAAAAACTGGGCAAACCAGATGTTATTGTAGATGTATCCGCTGTGCAAGATAAAAAAATTGCATGTTACAAAGCACATAAAACACAAACAAGTGGATTTATTAGCGGACTACCAGAAAAACTAAAAAATAAGGACCCGCAAATTCTTGCATGGATTAATACAGAACGATTTTGGACTTATTCATTTGATTAA
- a CDS encoding sulfite reductase subunit alpha, with product MNSTEQNKTVATAYSRTNPFHAEVLENINLNGEGSSKETRHIELSLKGSDLSYVPGDCLGILPENDPELVATLINEMNWDEAQPVTINKQGDTLPLKEALTTHFEITLLTKKVLQNAVELTESEKLKELVAVENVVKLKEYIDGRDLLDFLRDFGPWNATAEQIVALLRKMPPRLYSIASSIAANPEEVHLTIGAVRYTTHGRERNGVCSVQCAERLPEGDTLPVFIQQNKHFNLPDSRDTDIIMLGPGTGIAPFRSFIQERAVNKGEGRSWLFFGDQHAATDFLYQDELEQYQKDGVLTKLDAAFSRDSDQKVYVQHKMLEHSKELFEWLENGAYFYVCGDKQYMAKDVHSALLEIIEKEGAMSPEAAEEYLSDMQKQKRYQRDVY from the coding sequence ATGAATAGCACAGAGCAAAACAAAACAGTTGCAACTGCGTATTCAAGAACAAATCCGTTTCATGCAGAGGTTCTTGAAAATATAAATTTAAATGGAGAAGGCTCAAGTAAAGAGACTAGGCATATTGAATTATCATTAAAAGGGTCTGACCTGTCTTATGTACCAGGTGACTGCCTTGGAATCCTTCCTGAAAATGACCCTGAACTAGTAGCAACTCTTATTAATGAAATGAACTGGGATGAAGCGCAACCAGTAACAATTAATAAGCAGGGTGACACGCTACCACTTAAAGAAGCTTTAACAACACATTTTGAAATTACACTTCTAACAAAGAAAGTATTACAAAATGCTGTGGAATTAACAGAAAGCGAGAAACTTAAAGAGCTTGTTGCTGTTGAAAATGTAGTTAAGTTAAAAGAATATATTGATGGACGTGACTTACTTGATTTCTTACGCGATTTCGGACCGTGGAATGCAACAGCTGAGCAAATTGTAGCTCTTTTAAGAAAAATGCCTCCACGTCTATATTCAATTGCAAGTAGTATCGCAGCTAATCCAGAAGAAGTTCATCTGACTATCGGTGCAGTTAGATACACTACGCATGGTCGTGAAAGAAATGGCGTATGTTCTGTACAGTGTGCGGAGCGTCTACCTGAAGGTGATACACTGCCTGTATTTATCCAACAAAATAAACACTTTAATCTTCCCGATTCACGTGATACCGATATTATTATGCTTGGACCAGGAACTGGAATAGCACCGTTCCGTTCATTTATTCAAGAACGTGCTGTAAATAAAGGAGAAGGTAGATCGTGGTTATTCTTTGGTGACCAACATGCAGCAACTGATTTCCTTTATCAAGATGAGCTAGAACAATATCAAAAAGATGGTGTTCTAACAAAATTAGATGCTGCATTCTCACGTGATTCTGACCAAAAAGTATATGTTCAACATAAAATGCTTGAACATAGTAAAGAATTATTTGAATGGTTAGAAAATGGTGCTTACTTCTACGTTTGTGGTGATAAGCAATATATGGCGAAAGACGTTCATAGTGCACTTCTTGAGATTATTGAAAAAGAAGGTGCGATGAGTCCCGAGGCAGCAGAAGAGTACCTAAGTGATATGCAAAAACAAAAACGTTACCAACGTGACGTATATTAA
- a CDS encoding nuclear transport factor 2 family protein: MSDISAPAQKQLEAYNNRDLETFLECYSEDCFVEDGAGNVLMENKEAMRKRYELLFHESPNLHCQLVSRIILENYVLDEERVTGSRGLTEEKHVVAVYKVEYGLITHVRFLN, encoded by the coding sequence ATGAGTGATATATCAGCTCCAGCACAAAAGCAATTAGAAGCCTATAATAACAGAGATTTAGAAACATTTTTGGAATGCTATTCAGAAGATTGCTTCGTTGAAGACGGTGCAGGTAATGTGCTAATGGAGAATAAAGAAGCAATGCGTAAGCGGTATGAATTACTTTTTCACGAAAGTCCCAATCTCCATTGTCAACTAGTTTCAAGAATTATCCTTGAAAATTATGTACTCGATGAGGAAAGAGTTACTGGGTCTCGTGGCTTAACAGAAGAAAAACATGTTGTCGCTGTTTACAAAGTTGAATATGGTTTAATTACTCATGTACGTTTTTTAAATTGA
- a CDS encoding CueP family metal-binding protein, protein MKSTIFTLVALISILLLTACGGNEDSAKDIKELVNDYSVTNMEGQIASITSHELIVTNSDESQLTYDLPEDEFFVSIAPYLNNTHPULIHNLTGCQGELTNEEFALYIEDKEGNAILDETVTSLANGFIDLWLPRDNNYTVRIEYDEKTVESEISTFEGDATCITTMQLM, encoded by the coding sequence GTGAAAAGTACAATCTTTACTCTTGTTGCACTCATTTCCATATTGTTATTGACAGCTTGTGGAGGAAACGAAGATAGTGCAAAAGATATTAAGGAATTGGTGAATGATTATAGTGTCACTAATATGGAAGGACAAATTGCTTCAATCACTTCCCATGAACTTATTGTCACTAATAGTGATGAAAGTCAGTTAACTTATGACCTTCCTGAAGATGAGTTTTTTGTTTCTATCGCGCCGTACCTGAACAATACCCATCCTTGACTTATCCATAACTTGACAGGTTGTCAAGGCGAATTAACAAATGAAGAGTTTGCTTTATACATTGAAGACAAGGAAGGCAACGCAATACTAGATGAAACCGTAACTTCATTAGCGAACGGTTTTATTGATTTATGGCTACCAAGAGACAATAATTATACTGTTAGAATTGAATATGACGAAAAAACAGTGGAGTCAGAGATTTCTACATTTGAAGGAGACGCCACTTGTATTACAACGATGCAGTTGATGTAG